The Cyclobacterium amurskyense genome contains the following window.
GTGGTAACAGACGGGCATGCGTAGGATTAGCTAGTTGGTGAGGTAACGGCCCACCAAGGCGACGATCCTTAGGGGTTCTGAGAGGAAGGTCCCCCACACTGGCACTGAGATACGGGCCAGACTCCTACGGGAGGCAGCAGTAGGGAATATTGGTCAATGGGCGAGAGCCTGAACCAGCCATGCCGCGTGCAGGAAGACGGCGTTCTGCGTTGTAAACTGCTTTTATCTGGGAAGAAAAAGCCCTTGCGAGGGAAATTGCCGGTACCAGAGGAATAAGCACCGGCTAACTCCGTGCCAGCAGCCGCGGTAATACGGAGGGTGCAAGCGTTGTCCGGATTTATTGGGTTTAAAGGGTGCGTAGGCGGCTGATTAAGTCAGCGGTGAAAGTTTTCGGCTCAACCGAGAGACTGCCGTTGATACTGGTCAGCTTGAGTTATGGAGGGGTACATGGAATTTATGGTGTAGCGGTGAAATGCATAGATACCATAAGGAACACCGATAGCGAAGGCATTGTACTGGCCATAAACTGACGCTGAGGCACGAAAGCGTGGGTAGCGAACAGGATTAGATACCCTGGTAGTCCACGCCGTAAACGATGATCACTCGCTTTAAAGTACGTAGTACTGTGAGGCCAAGCGAAAGCGTTAAGTGATCCACCTGGGGAGTACGGTCGCAAGATTGAAACTCAAAGGAATTGACGGGGGTCCGCACAAGCGGTGGAGCATGTGGTTTAATTCGATGATACGCGAGGAACCTTACCCGGGCTAGAATGTGAAGGAATGATACAGAGATGTGTCAGTCAGCAATGACCTGAAACAAGGTGCTGCATGGCTGTCGTCAGCTCGTGCCGTGAGGTGTTGGGTTAAGTCCCGCAACGAGCGCAACCCCTGTTGTCAGTTGCCATCAGGTAATGCTGGGGACTCTGACAAGACTGCCCGCGCAAGCGGAGAGGAAGGAGGGGACGACGTCAAGTCATCATGGCCCTTACGCCCGGGGCGACACACGTGCTACAATGGCGCATACAGCGGGTAGCGACACGGCAACGTGAAGCCAACCTCTAAAAGTGCGTCTCAGTTCGGATCGGGGCCTGCAACCCGGCCCCGTGAAGCTGGAATCGCTAGTAATCGCGCATCAGCCACGGCGCGGTGAATACGTTCCCGGACCTTGTACACACCGCCCGTCAAGCCATGGAAGTCGGGTAGACCTGAAGACGGTAACCGCAAGGAGCCGTTTAGGGTAGAACCGGTAACTGGGGCTAAGTCGTAACAAGGTAGCCGTACCGGAAGGTGCGGCTGGAACACCTCCTTTCTGGAACGGTTCTATAGAATTGCTGTTTTTTTTAAGTCTAACATCTTCACACTTGTCCCAAATGGGGACAACAAGTTCTTTGACATGTTGAGTGGAAAATGCAATGTAAAGTATTTTGATCACGTAAGTGGTTTAGATATAGAATAAAGAACATCAGGTGCTAGCAAAAGGGCACCAGATGAGTTCAAGTGAACAAGGGCGTACGGGGGATGCCTAGGCTCTAGGAGGCGAAGAAGGACGTGCCAAGCTGCGAAAAGCTGTGGGGATCGGCACAGTCGAAATGATCCACAGATGTCCGAATGGGGCAACCCACCCTGATTTATCAGGGTATCCAGAAATGGAGGCAAACGCGGGGAACTGAAACATCTAAGTACCCGCAGGAAGAGAAAATAATAATGATTCCGTCAGTAGCGGCGAGCGGACGCGGAAGAGCCCAAACCATTTATGTTACGGCATATATGGGGTTGTAGGACCTGCATAATTATAAATTAGGAGACTCGAATTGGCTGGGAAGTCAAACCGCAGAGGGTGAGAGTCCTGTAGAGGAATTTTAATTTATAAGGCGGGTATCCTGAGTAGGCCGGGACAGGAGAAATCCCGGTTGAATCTGCCGGCACCATCCGGTAAGGCTAAATACTCCCTAGAGACCGATAGTGAACGAGTACCGTGAGGGAAAGGTGAAAAGTACCGTGAATAACGGGGTGAAAAGAACCTGAAACCGTGCGCCTACAAGCGGTCGGAGTCCTGACTATGTTGGGATGACGGCGTGCCTTTTGCATAATGAGCCTACGAGTTACTCCTCACCGGCAAGGTTAATCCTGTAAACAGGAGGAGCCGCAGCGAAAGCGAGTCTGAATAAGGCGATAGAGTCGGTGGGGGTAGACGCGAAACTTAGTGATCTACCCATGGCCAGGTTGAAGCTCTGGTAAAACAGAGTGGAGGACCGAACCGATAAGCGTTGAAAAGCTTCCGGATGAGCTGTGGGTAGGGGTGAAAGGCCAATCAAACTGAGAAATAGCTCGTACTCCCCGAAATGTTTTTAGGAACAGCGTCGGGAATTGTATGATGGAGGTAGAGCTACCGATAGGACTAGGGGGAGTCACATCCTACCAAATCCTGACGAACTCCGAATGCCATCATATAGAACCGGCAGTGAGGGCTTGGGTGCTAAGGTCCAAGTCCGAGAGGGAAAGAACCCAGACCTACCGCTAAGGTCCCAAAATCCGCGCTAAGTTGAACAAAGGCGGTCCAGCTGCAGAGACAGCCAGGAGGTTAGCTTGGAAGCAGCTATTCCTTTAAAGAGTGCGTAACAGCTCACTGGTCGAGCGGCAGGGCGTCGATAATAATCGGGCATCAAGTGCGGTACCGAAGCGAAGGATCCCGATTTATCGGGATGGTAGGGGAGCATTCCAGCGACAGCGAATCCGGGTGGTAATGCCCGGTGGAGTTTCTGGAAAAGCAAATGTAGGCATAAGTAACGATAATGGATGGGAACAACATCCACACCGAAAGACCAAGGATTCCTGATCAACGCTAATCGGATCAGGGTCAGTCGGGACCTAAGGATAACCCGAAGGGGGATTCCGATGGAAAATGGGTTAATATTCCCATACCGACCATACAGGTGACGGGGTGACGGAGTGTTGAAAGACCCGCCCGGTGACGGAATACCGGGTTAAAGGGTGTAGGTATTTGGACTGTAGTAAAATGCGCAGTCTTAGCCGAACCTGATAGTACCAAGCGTCTTCGGACAATTGGATAGTGGTCCTAAGAGCTTCCAAGAAAAACCTCTAGCGTTAAGCGTATGGTCGCCCGTACCGCAAACCGACACAGGTGGTTGGGGAGAGTATCCCAAGGTGCTCGAGTGAATCATGGCTAAGGAACTCGGCAAAATGGCCCTGTAACTTCGGGAGAAGGGGCGCCTCGCCTGACTTCGGTCAGGCAGGCCGCAGTGAAAAGGCCCAGGCGACTGTTTATCAAAAACACATGGCTTTGCGAAATCGTAAGATGAAGTATAAGGCCTGACACCTGCCCGGTGCTGGAAGGTTAAGGGGGGACGTTATCGCAAGAGAAGCGTTGAACCGAAGCCCCAGTAAACGGCGGCCGTAACTATAACGGTCCTAAGGTAGCGAAATTCCTTGTCGGGTAAGTTCCGACCTGCACGAATGGTGTAACGATCTGGGCACTGTCTCAGCCATGAGCTCGGTGAAATTGTAGTCGCGGTGAAGATGCCGCGTACCCGCAACGGGACGGAAAGACCCCATGAACCTTTACTGCAACTTAACATTGGTATCGGGTACACGGTGTGTAGGATAGGCCGGAGGCTGTGAATCGGCGTCGCTAGGCGTTGAGGAGCCACCGTTGAAATACGGCCCTCTGTGTGCCTGGTATCTAATCCCTGAAACAGGGAGACATTGTTTGGTGGGTAGTTTGACTGGGGTGGTCGCCTCCAAAAGAGTAACGGAGGCTTCCAAAGGTTCCCTCAGCACGCTTGGTAACCGTGCGTGGAGTGCAATAGCATAAGGGAGCTTGACTGTAAGGCGTACATGCCGAGCAGGGTGGAAACACGGGTATAGTGATCCGGCGGTACCGAATGGAAGGGCCGTCGCTCAAAGGATAAAAGGTACTCTGGGGATAACAGGCTGATCTCCCCCAAGAGCTCATATCGACGGGGAGGTTTGGCACCTCGATGTCGGCTCGTCACATCCTGGGGCTGGAGAAGGTCCCAAGGGTTGGGCTGTTCGCCCATTAAAGTGGCACGCGAGCTGGGTTCAGAACGTCGTGAGACAGTTCGGTCCCTATCTGTTGCGGGCGTGAGAAGTCTGCGGGGGGCTGTCCTTAGTACGAGAGGACCGGGATGGACCGACCGCTGGTGTACCGGTTGTAGTGCCAACTGCACCGCCGGGTAGCTAAGTCGGGAAGAGATAAGCGCTGAAAGCATCTAAGTGCGAAACTCGCCCCAAGATGAGACTTCTAAACAGGGCCGTCAGAGACGATGACGTTGATAGGCTGTAGGTGTAAAGTCAGAAATGACATAGCCGAGCAGTACTAATAGCCCGAAAACTTGAACACCTTTGCTACGTTGCATTTTCCACAAGACAAGTCAATTTACTTGAGACATTTATATAATTAAAGAAATTAAGTGAAAGCTATCAGAGCTTCACGAAGATTTAGGCGGCCCGGCGCAGGGGACCCACCTCTTCCCATCCCGAACAGAGAAGTTAAGCCCTGCAGCGCCGATGGTACTGGGGTTACACCTGGGAGAGTAGGTCGCCGCCTTCATTGACCCTTAGAGAAATCTAAGGGTCTTTTTTTTTGCCTTTTTGCGTAAATAAACCTAGACAATACTCCAGTTTTTAAAAGCGAGGTGCTCACACAAGGGCTCATTACTTACTGTATAAGCTAGGTTTACCTGCCAGAATCACTATTGATAAGGTAATCTCTACCAAGCCCGGAATCCGTATATGGCTCTATATACAGCAGGAATACAGTGTTACTGTAATCATGTAGCTATTGAAGATTTATTTTTTTTTAATTAAAGAGCACAAGAATAAAAAGGTGTAGATGCAATCTACACCTAGAGCTTACTTTTGTTAAGTACAAGATGGGGATACCATAGTATTTGTGATACTGCTAAATCAATTTCAGCATTCCATTTAATTGAAAAGACTTACTGAAAGGTTCTTTTCCGTGCGGAATAAAGTAACCTTATTGCTGAAGGTCTCCTGTATTAACTTCTATTTTGTTGCGCATCAAAAATTTCAACAGCTCTTCTAATTTATTTGGACTCTTTATAAGCCTAAGTTTATATGATTTATTATTCACACCAAATTCAATGATTGTAACGGATTTGAAGGCACTAATAATAGCAATTATGTCCGACCCAACTAATGCAAAGACGGCAATAAAACCATTGCCAAGCATATTATAAAACCCTACAGTTTTTTCATTAATTGAAAAGTGAATTTATTTCTATGTAGATGGATGCCTTCAGATGTTAATGTGAAAGTTAATTCAGTTAACTCTTTCATAATTGTGACTTCAAATAGTTTTAGGTCTATTTATTAGAGATTATAAATCCCATTTAATTTGCTGGCTCCATCGCAATGACCAAATTTTTGTTATCTGGACTTAAAGCTATTCTGCTAATATTTTGGTATCCGGGCATATTAATGAAAGCTATTTCCTCCCAATCTGTACCTTTGCTAATGTTTTTAAGGTAGATGGAATTATCCCTTGCCATTATTAGATTGTTCTTGTCCAACCAACAGAAATCTTCAGCATTCCCTAAAGCGGTACCAATCTTTTCTGATTGCCTGCTATTTACATTGTATCCTTTCAATTCAAATACCTCTTTTCCATCTGAGATTATGTTGGTATTTTTGTCGAGGTAAACGATTTCGTCAGTCCCTGGACGAGACTTAATACAACGGCCTGGATTTTGCGCTACTTCAAATATATCCTCTCTGCTATAGGGATAGACCAATCGGTTTGGTGTTCCCAGTTGAAACAACGCGGCAGTCTCTCCATGCCAACCATAATAACCCACGGGCTTGATGTCATCATAAAGCAGTTCAGGCTCTCCCAAGTTTATAGGATATAACCATAATCGCTGCGTACTGTCTTTTTCCACCGTTACGGCAGAGATGTATTGACCGCAACTTGTAATGTCTGGAGAGTATTCACTTATATCCGAAGTTCTGGTCATGTTAGTAAATTTGCCATTGACCAGGTTGTACATTATAATATCAGTATAACCAGATTCAGCCTGTGAGGTAAATACGAATTGGCTTTTATTTATAAAAGTAGGCTGGTTGTCATAATTATTTCCTTTAGTGATTTTTTTCACCGTTTCCGGGTATATTTTAAAACCAAATAAACTTTTTTTGGCCTGGATTAAAAATAAATCCGTTGATTCCTGGGCATAACCATAGGATATTGAAAGGAAAAAAAACACTATTATAAAAAGACTATAAAGTTTATTTGTGCCGCCGAACATATTCAATTTAAACATAGTTTTGATGGATCAATTAATTTTCTAATGTACAAAATGCTCCTTGGAATCATTAGCAATTATAGCACAATTCTTATTCCATAAAAGGGCCATGGATCCAAGGATCAATTTTTCTATATCTCAGCTTGAATTCTGTACGATAATGAACATTATTTGTATCTAAATCGAACACTTCCTTATAATAAATAGCCCTCTAATCGCTTCAATGTTATATTTAATAACTGGCATTCTATTCGTATATTCAGTGTTATGAAAGTTAACCATTCAGGTGTATTGGAATTGATGGTATGGCTGCTTGCACTTATTGGCTTGTATGCCTTTGGCGGTGCTTCTGCACATACTTTTAGTCTATGCCCATTGGATAATTTTGGTTTGACCTGGTGCCCCGGGTGCGGAATTGGTCGCTCCATGCATTATTTTATGATGGGTGATTTCAGTAATTCACTTACTTACCACCCCTTGGGATGGTTTGGGGTATCGGTTATCTTGTTTAGAATTTATGAATTAATTAAACTAAAAATAAAATTATGGCAAATGTATTAAGACACCTTCCGGAACTTGAAGGAATGGAATTGGGCTATATCCAAGGAATATTGAAGGATATGAATGAGGAGCAAGCAAGTTTATTTGCTCAGGTATATCGCGCCAGAAGGAAGGACAGTCAAATGATTTTAATATTGACTTTGATTGGCTTTTTTGGATTCGCAGGTTTACACAGATTTATTTTAGGACAGATTGGACTTGGGATTCTTTATATGTTGACTCTAGGTCTGTGTTTTATAGGGACAATTGTAGATCTTGTTAATTATAAAAGTTTGACCTACGAATACAATATAAAAATGGCTCATGAAACCCTTTCTTTACTTGCTTTGAGCGATGATATTAAAACTAAGAAAGATGAATAGGTATCCAATATTGTTTTTATTTGTTCTGTTTGGTTTCTCTGGACTTCAATCTGGATGTAATCCAGTTCCAATGAATACCATAACAGATATGGAGGATTCCTATGATGGAATAACTAAAATCAACCTAAATGGAGGAGCTCTTGAGGTTAGCTATACAGGCAAAGAGGATATGGAGAATGTGACCATAGATGCTTTTGTAGAGGCCAGTGATATGGACATGGAAGGTGTACTTGTAAAGCAGGTAGGAGATGAATTGAATGTGAGCTTTGAATCAGGGAATAATGGGTCCTTTTTTTCCTCTCTAAATATTGAAGGTTATATAAGTCTATCCGGACCTATAGATATGGCTTTAAATATTCATAATTCTTCAGGAACAATGGAAGTATCTAATGTTAACAATGATGAAATTGTATTGAAAGGTAGTTCTGGAAAAGTAGAAGGAAAGGACCTTGCTTCCCCAAATTTAAGGGTTAAAATTTCCTCAGGTAAACTAGAATTGGAGAATATTGAAGGTAGCCTGAATATGGAAGTGTCCTCGGGTATGGGAACCCTGAAAGGCATGAAAGGTGATGTTAAATTTAGTGGGTCTAGTGGTTATGTAAGTTTTTCAGATGTAGATGGTCTGATTTCAGGTGGCATGTCCTCTGGAAAAGCAGATTTGAAGAGGATAAATCAATTGGGAGAAATCAGTCTTTCTTCAGGAATGTTAGATGCTAGCCAATGTGGACTTGGTCCGGAAACCAAACTTTCTGTATCTTCAGGTTATATGAAAGTGAATACCACTTCTTCTCTTAGTAATTTCAACTTCGACTTTAATGTAGGTAGTGGTAGACTGGAAATAGGAAACGAATCCAGTAGTGAAGATTTGTATATAAATAATGATGCAGCGGTAACCGTCAAAGGCCGTATACAATCAGGAAAGATGGTGATTAGTGAATAAACAATTATTGCTCACAATGGATTTGTGTATTTAAACTCTATTGTGAGCAAATTTTTAAAAGTCTTAATTGGTAAAAGGGGATTTTACCAATCCTTTGTGACTACGAATTTCCCCAAAAAAAAGGAAGTTTTAAGCCATTTTTTATATTAAAGTAAGGTGTCCGGATCCACTGTTAGGTAGTAATTTCCGCAGGAAATATTTTGAACATAATTGGGTATAAACAAAAAAAAGCAACCTTTAAGGTTGCTTTTCACTACTGATGTCAATGTTATGTTATGCGTTAACTACCTTCACATTCACTGCATTCAGACCTTTTCTTCCTTCTTTAAGGTCGAAGGATACATCATCGTCTTCTCTGATTTCGTCAATAAGTCCAGAGACATGCACAAAATACTCTTTTGATGATTCATCATCGATAATAAAACCGAATCCTTTAGACTCATTAAAAAATTTAACTTTTCCTGTGTTCATAATAATATTAATTGAT
Protein-coding sequences here:
- a CDS encoding TolB-like translocation protein — protein: MKKITKGNNYDNQPTFINKSQFVFTSQAESGYTDIIMYNLVNGKFTNMTRTSDISEYSPDITSCGQYISAVTVEKDSTQRLWLYPINLGEPELLYDDIKPVGYYGWHGETAALFQLGTPNRLVYPYSREDIFEVAQNPGRCIKSRPGTDEIVYLDKNTNIISDGKEVFELKGYNVNSRQSEKIGTALGNAEDFCWLDKNNLIMARDNSIYLKNISKGTDWEEIAFINMPGYQNISRIALSPDNKNLVIAMEPAN
- a CDS encoding DUF2752 domain-containing protein, with translation MKVNHSGVLELMVWLLALIGLYAFGGASAHTFSLCPLDNFGLTWCPGCGIGRSMHYFMMGDFSNSLTYHPLGWFGVSVILFRIYELIKLKIKLWQMY
- a CDS encoding TM2 domain-containing protein, with translation MANVLRHLPELEGMELGYIQGILKDMNEEQASLFAQVYRARRKDSQMILILTLIGFFGFAGLHRFILGQIGLGILYMLTLGLCFIGTIVDLVNYKSLTYEYNIKMAHETLSLLALSDDIKTKKDE
- a CDS encoding DUF4097 family beta strand repeat-containing protein — encoded protein: MNRYPILFLFVLFGFSGLQSGCNPVPMNTITDMEDSYDGITKINLNGGALEVSYTGKEDMENVTIDAFVEASDMDMEGVLVKQVGDELNVSFESGNNGSFFSSLNIEGYISLSGPIDMALNIHNSSGTMEVSNVNNDEIVLKGSSGKVEGKDLASPNLRVKISSGKLELENIEGSLNMEVSSGMGTLKGMKGDVKFSGSSGYVSFSDVDGLISGGMSSGKADLKRINQLGEISLSSGMLDASQCGLGPETKLSVSSGYMKVNTTSSLSNFNFDFNVGSGRLEIGNESSSEDLYINNDAAVTVKGRIQSGKMVISE
- a CDS encoding cold-shock protein, translated to MNTGKVKFFNESKGFGFIIDDESSKEYFVHVSGLIDEIREDDDVSFDLKEGRKGLNAVNVKVVNA